From the genome of Rhododendron vialii isolate Sample 1 chromosome 10a, ASM3025357v1:
TAATCTTGCATCTGGAGCCCCAAATAGCAGTGAAATGGTCAAAAGTGACCTGCACTCTGGATGGCCAATTCACCCAAACACACCAGGTATAATTCGATTTCTCTATGTATATACACATTACTatgcaatatttttttccctttttttgaaATGGTAACATGAGTACCCTTTATTCGTATGCAGGTCAGACAGTTCCTTCTCAGGGCTCAAGTATCTTACCTGCAGTGGTCTGCTCGGCAGTCTGCTCGTCAAGTCCGCCATCAGTTGAACCAACCGAAGATAGAGAGAGGAGATCTACGTTGCCCAAATTAAATGTTGAAACCTGTAAAACCCTGAGGATTTTCATCAAGCCTCGTATTGGAAAGCCTGAGGAGCCCCAGGGAGGTACAGAAATGCCAGAAGTTAAGGGATCAAACAATGATGGGAAGCCTGCATCCTCTCATAATTTAGAAACTCAAGGAAGCCTCATGCTAGTGACGAATGCAACTGTCCTTAATCTCCTTGCTTCTTCCACCTCTTCTGAGTTACAAGAAGAGTCACTTGTTCAACGCGGCACCACATCTGATGTGGCAGCGTGTGCTCTGAAGAAATCCAAAGCCTCAGATTTTCCACAAGAGGGTGCTGAAGGACAAACTGCTGGTGCTTTAGAAAACGTGGAAACTCACCCTGCTGTGGAATAACGTTCAGATGCAATTGGTGATTTACCACAAGGTTTCAATAAAGAAGTGATTGAAGCTGAGAAGGATGACTTGGACACCAGGATGAAGAGCCAAAGGTAGGTGGCACAAATCAGATCGAGTTGCAGAATGGGAGCAATTATTTTTTGGAGGATATAGGTTATAGGCAAAATGAATCGAAGCGGATCTTTGATGATGAGACCAAAGAAGTTGCTGCTGAGCACAACATCCAGCAGTTGGCCTTGGAATCAGGAAGTgagtgagaagagagagaattggtTCCCGACACCGCAGATGTTGAAAGTGGGGGTAATATGTCTGGCCTAATGGAGAGCCAAGAAATTGGAGAAAACCGGAATGAGCCTTCTGTGAGTTCACCTCCTGAGGTTGCTGATGAGGAAGGTCTAGTTTCTGCTACCATGGACTCTGGAGAGACTGGTTCTCCCCCTGTTTTGATGGATGAAGCTGATATGACGGAAGCAAACACTGAGGAGGGTGCAGCAGACGATTCCAATGAAGGTAACAACTTGGTTGCGATGGAAGTGGATCAGAACCTTGAAGCTGTACCTCTTCTAGATCCTACTGGTGAGAGAATTTCAACAGGTACTGGTGCAGAAGGTCGTGTCCCGAAACAAGGTAGTCCCCCAAGTGTCGCAGCAGAAACTCAAGAAGCAAACCAGGCATCCCCAGTAGGTAAGAGCTCTGGTGGACATCAGTTTTGAAGTATCAAGAGGTCTTGGAGTGGAAAAAAGAAACAGGGCGAAGGAAAGGATTTTTTTAGaagttttcatttctttttttgcctataaaatGTACTTGGGAATATTGACAACTGCCTTGAAGTGAACTCTTTGAGCTCCCAAACCAAGTTGGGAAACAAAGGCATCTATAGTGAAGTTTAAACTTACCTTGGTCGCATTACTGCATAGAAGATATCGATAATGAATGATATGTTGGTGACGTTTGTCATAACTAGTATAGATAATTATTATGCAACGCTTTTAGATATGGAACATCGAGAGCTATTGTGAAATTTCTGCTGTTTGCATCCTTTTTGTTTGTGAAACATTCTTATCAATGGAGTTAATGATGGAGATATCTATGGTTTGATAAGAGTCAATGGTGCACTTTGGTTCACAAGCCACTTGAAGGCAAGGTTGAGGCGTTGAAGTGCTAGTAGGCCTAACCATAAGGGCAAATGAATTTTCCTCGTTGAGGTTCATATGTTTTACTTGCATGTTCTCTCCTATCACCATACCTGCTGCATCATTGTGCCGTACAACACCCTACTGTTTTTTCTGTTATTTGTCTTCCGAAAATGTTACTACTATTGTCTATTGATCATCTTTGGCAATAGTACAAGCTATATGTGCATATCAGCGCTAAACCTTGTGTTGGCATAGCAGGTGAATCATCTATGTTGGGACCATAACCATTTGGAGATGAGTTGGAggattttttcctctctctctctctctctctctctctctctctctctctctctctctctctctccccgtgcGCTCTAGTGCAACTGGTAGTATACGTTATGGGACACGTTTGGGATGAGTTAGAATGGACCATGGATGGGTTTcgaagttaaaaagaaaaaaaaaacccacccgCTAGGATTTGAGTGGGGCGTGGTTGGAGGTGTCATTTCCCAAACCCGTTGCGATGTACAATAATATAGCATAAATACGCATAACAGAGATTAGGACCAGTAGTTCATAACTTTCGGCTTTGGTTTTCAAAAGATATTAATGGCTAGTGTGAAAGAGCAATTGTTTACCTCGATATCAAATTCATTGACATGAGATTCAATATAAACGTATGGAGGCATCGAAACAAGAAAATAACAAGTGCCaatgttatttttaattttgaactaAGGTCATCcgaatattttgagaaattcaatgaATTTAGGAGGGTAAAGtatctatctattctaatatattctaatatataaaggaggagcaccagtttggtgtctctcctgtcatgtattttccttttctaaaaTACCCTCTAAAGAGAAAAAACGGACATTTTAACacaaaaaactcccaaaaacaGTTACAAacaatttaaaataaaacccacGTTCATTGTTCATTATTGGCAGTTACCCCCTTTCTATCCATAGTAGTGCTCTGAAAGCAACCCCACCCCCCTCAAGTACACGTCCAATTCAATCGAACCTTCAAATCcaaggtactctctctctctctctctctctctctctctctctctctctctctctctctctctctctctctctctctctctctctctctctctctctctctctctctctctctctctctcctgtgttACGTATTTGATTTCAATTTAATCTGCTTAATCAATCGTCAGTAGTTTGGGTAAATTCGATTTGGTTTATTAGTTATGGTTTGCAATAGTAGCGATTAAATTGGTAGTAATTAGTTTCTTAAACCACTGTATTCTTCTTTATTTTATGATGATGTTTCAGTTTATTGAAGACTTGATTCTGCTATTTGTCACAATAACCAAGTAAAGCTTTGGAGACATCGGAAATGTCGGGACGCGGAAAGGGAGGCAAGGGGCTGGGAAAGGGAGGCGCAAAACAGCACCGCAAGGACCTCCGAGACAACATCCAGGGGATCACGAAGC
Proteins encoded in this window:
- the LOC131304127 gene encoding uncharacterized protein LOC131304127 isoform X1, giving the protein MQVMTQLLIDVDKIFDESLKKMALRILRKFMDVDKKDPEHDVKFVALMEKVLNRMDIKTRGGAPYCGSYIPQSQRFRFIRVPHHSLALQVNLASGAPNSSEMVKSDLHSGWPIHPNTPGQTVPSQGSSILPAVVCSAVCSSSPPSVEPTEDRERRSTLPKLNVETCKTLRIFIKPRIGKPEEPQGGTEMPEVKGSNNDGKPASSHNLETQGSLMLVTNATVLNLLASSTSSELQEESLVQRGTTSDVAACALKKSKASDFPQEGAEGQTAGALENVETHPAVE
- the LOC131304127 gene encoding uncharacterized protein LOC131304127 isoform X2 — encoded protein: MEKVLNRMDIKTRGGAPYCGSYIPQSQRFRFIRVPHHSLALQVNLASGAPNSSEMVKSDLHSGWPIHPNTPGQTVPSQGSSILPAVVCSAVCSSSPPSVEPTEDRERRSTLPKLNVETCKTLRIFIKPRIGKPEEPQGGTEMPEVKGSNNDGKPASSHNLETQGSLMLVTNATVLNLLASSTSSELQEESLVQRGTTSDVAACALKKSKASDFPQEGAEGQTAGALENVETHPAVE